The nucleotide window CTAAAAGCGATCGGTCTGACGATCCTGATGGCGGTCATTGGCACGACGATCATCGCCTTCATCGTCAAGGCTGTGGTGGGCTTGCGTCCGGCGCCGGAGGACGAACGCCTGGGTCTAGACATCACCGACCACGGTGAGGAGGGTTACAATCTGATCTGAACGGTTCCATCCAATGGGAGACGTGCCATGAAGAAAATCGAAGCCATCATCAAGCCGTTCAAACTCGAAGAAGTGAAGGCCGCGCTCGCCGAAGTCGGCGTCGAGGGCATGACCGTGACCGAAGTGAAAGGCTTCGGCCGGCAGAAAGGCCACACGGAGATCTATCGCGGCAGCGAATACACGGTGGATTTCCTGCCGAAGATCAAGATGGACGTGGTCGTGACCGATGCGCAGGTGGAATCAGCCATCGCCGCCATCCTCAAGAGCGCCCGCACCGGCAAAATCGGCGACGGCAAGATATTCGTGCTGCCCGTTGAGGAAGCCATCCGCATCCGCACCGACGAGCGCGGCAACAAGGCGGTGTGAAGCTGGCGCCGGAAAAGGGGCTTCGTAGGCAACTTCGCGGTTT belongs to Verrucomicrobiia bacterium and includes:
- a CDS encoding P-II family nitrogen regulator, with translation MKKIEAIIKPFKLEEVKAALAEVGVEGMTVTEVKGFGRQKGHTEIYRGSEYTVDFLPKIKMDVVVTDAQVESAIAAILKSARTGKIGDGKIFVLPVEEAIRIRTDERGNKAV